The DNA window aaaaaagaacgCTGGCAGGATGGCAAAAGTGTAGGAGTTCAGTGGCCTGTAGAAGGCACTCAATGAAAACGGTCTGTTCGATTGGTCTATAACATTGTTATCAATGAATGAGTATTCGAAATCGGGGAGAAGAAGGAGGCAAAGCataaaaaatggggaaaagagAACCGTTTAATGCTACCACAGCACCCAGTGTGCTTCTTTTCAGGCAATACATTGACCGTGAAAGTGAAACAGTGCGGGAGACAGAAACAGCATGTGGGCGCATAGGCGTAGGTttcgggaggggggaggaatgcaggggatacgtccccctcaacATTTAGAACACGcgcatttttccccccccaataaaaacatgaaagaagcatttccaccataaactgacgcagaaaaggcacaaattggtgcataaaaattcaccagaatgctgGAAATGAcgtgtttgacgctcaaaatgtcctgggggaggacccccagacccccggCTTAATGTGtcaatgttcaaacgaaacctacgccactgtGTAGGAAACTTCGTAATGAGGCCCATAAAGGAGGGAAGTGGACAGATGttcttactttatttttttttttacaggcctTCTATGGCATCTCGTTCCTGCTGGTCATGATTTACGCCTGCCAATCAAAGCGGGCGGTCCAAAGGTGGCGAGATAGGACAGAAGGGCGGGACGGGCAGGTGAAGCATCCATCACTGATACACACCTGGATAGACAATTATACTTGTGTTTTTGAGTAaaagctgtgtttttcttttttttttttttaaaaagctgtgagTTCTGACTTTCATAAGAAAAAACTGGACCTTTTCCTTTAGCTTCCTTAAATCCACGGAAACTAGCCAATTATGAGATACTGTACCTTGAAGTACCCGAGGAGTAAAATTGATGGCCTATTTTATCACACTGTGCCATTTTCACCTTTTACAGTCAAGCCCATGATTGGTTTAACGGTTACTTTTCATAATTTACTACAGTTTGAGACCAACTGACAAAAACTCacgaaaggttttttttcccccccctttcccgCACCCGCAGTCGGAGGGCAGGCAGGGCGAGGCTTTCTGCTCGGTGTACGCTGTTGTGTGGTGAGCGCCATTTTGTGCCCGTGCGAGGATTTAGCGTCGTAGCGCTGTGGTTTTGGAGCAGCGCTCGTTTTCTCTGCGGCCGTTTTGAACGTTGTCTGATTTGCCAGGTTTGCCCCCATCACCGTCTACCTCCTGTACGTGTTCACTGAGGACTTGATGCAGGCCAGTTTACAGACAAGTTCAAATGACTCTGCGTCAGATGGAGAGATGGGCGAAGCCAACGCTGCTTTCTGCACAAGGTACATTATAAAAGATATTATTGGATGATGTAGGGGTCACAGGTCTGATTGGATGATGTAGGGGTTGCTGCGTGTTCTAGATGTTAGCCTTGGGAAGCTCCTCACAGACTGGGTCTTTGTTCCGTCATTGTCCTCGACTGATCAGATATGAGTACATGTTCGTCAGTCTGAATTTGACATCTtccataacataacataatgacgagaaccgGCCATTTAggccaacaatgctcaccattttcctaactgtTCACCtgcaaactagatagtatctaaaaCCGTATCAAGCCTGTTTTTGAAAACCCTGCAAGTTCATGCCTCTACTGCATGCCCTGGCAAGCTAGTCCACACAGCGACTGCTGGCTTGTCTTGACCCCTATCTTGGGGGAATATCTTGAGCTGTATCTCCTGTTTTAAGTACCTTGTAAGATAAATTGATTGCttggatgtgtttttttattgtgtgtaatAAACAAAAATTGTACTCTTGTACACCACAATCCATTGTAAAGAAAATTTAAGAAACTTTACTAGTGTTAGATAGCATTTGTCTCTTTATGGCCATAACCCCTGTTATAAGCATGTATAACGCATTATAATGTCTATTTGGAATTAAGAAGTTCTAATTTTAGGTGGTACGATGAAGATGTAgcaaaaatggttttaaatgcaGACCTACtaattttcctttcctttccttacAACAGCTGCATTTTGCTCTTGCATATAAGGAATGACTCCTGTCCGCATGTGGTGAGTCTGTTGGGGACGCTATACTGTCCTACATCTGGACATACGACTTTATTGAAGTTGTTTAGAATAAGAAGAACTGTAACACTTTCTAGGATCCCTCGTAGCATCCAGTCCACGCGACAAGCCCAGTTCACTTTATACTGCTCAATTTATCACGGCTGTCAATCACCGTTTCGTCTGTTCTCATTGGCTGATCATCTCACTGAAGgctacatttgtttgtgtgtgccgcAGGACAAGGCTCACGATCTGTTTGTgaggttgtttttctttgtgagcGGACTGACGGTGCTGATTTGCTGCACTGTAAGTACTGACGTTCCTtttattctttctcttttttttttttttttttttaaacatggacCGTTTATGACGAACCGTTTTTGAACCGGTGAAACGTACAAAAGAGGCAGGGAATCTGCGTCAGGTGACCCAAGCGTGCTGTTTCTTTTAAAAGTGCAGCAATATGCAGTAGTAAGCATGAAAATACCTACAGGAACAAACAGTGGCTATAGCTGCTCGCACTGTGTGTCGGATGCACATATTTTGACCAGATATGTAGCAATTGCCCAAAGACCAGAGAAGTGGAAGactgaatatttatttcaccTAAACCTGGTTGATCCTGGCTATGGTTAAGGCCCATATTTTGATCATATTTTGATCATATTTTGCCTTTGACTTcttgacaaattaaaaatgtatgaaacaaacccgtaaaatgttttgaacatttttatctCTTTTGTATATCCAGACATGCAAAATGGAGACTTAGTTTTAACTGATATTAAGGGATGGCATACTGTAAAATAGAATCGAGAGCCTTCTGATCAACAGGAAGTGGCATTCGCCTTGAGCCTTGCtgaacctctctctccccccgtcccGTATCCTcaaatcctccctccctctccccaggtGATGTACTGTAAGGTGGGCAGCTGGTATCGGAGGTACAAGGAGCAAGGCCTGTTCCCGGTGGAAGGAGACGGGTTCGACCGGAGACACCTCAGGGGCCTGTACTCCACGGCCCGCAATATGATGCTGGTCGTCATTTTCTGCTGGACACCGGGTGCGTCGGAAAAGCACCGCCGCTTTTCGTTTTTGTCTTTATGCTGTTACACTTATGATCAGGGCCGCCAACACAGGGGGAACACCGGGTCAGTTGTCCCGAGCCCTGggtcaaagggggggggggcgcgaaaGGGCCTTCTAACCTTTAAATAATCTGCTGGAATAATCCATGAAATCTAAATCCATGGACAACTTCAAAGCATTAAAGTTGGGAATGATAGCACGTCTCAGTTTAGTtgctgtatttcatattttgtgcaagggggggggggcatttgagATCATCTTGTCCGAGCGGGCCTGCTTATGATGGAAGATGTGAGAGTACCAACCGTATCCCTGTATTGGTGTGATTGTGTGATAATCCATTCAGAGTTGTTCTGACTTCTCCTTGCAGTGGCGTTCAGATGAAGGGcattgttttcttaattttgtttcagttgtttCTTAGTTAAATTGAACATAGTTATGTGTAGTCACTCAATGACAGTGAATTTAgtgtgcttactgtgtgaactagacttgacGTTCATGGCTATGGACAACTGATACTTTATGAGAACTGTatcttattggacctgtgttttgcagttgttccaatAACCTTTGGTATGAACTTACTCTGCGTTGCTTTAGATAAAAAAacacctgccaaataaatgtaatgtcatgttaGGTAATTTCCTATTGCTGTTCTACATCCTATACTGAAATcatgtgctctctttcttccccaCAGCTTTTGTTCTTGTGAGCCTGTCATTCATAGAAGGAATCCCCCAGGAAAAGCTTTTTCCTCTATATGTCATCCAAGTAAGATTTAATGCTGTAATGATATTTGCATTTGATTATTGCACATCGTCATTTTTTCCGAGACATTTAATCGCAACAAAATGCACAAACGTGACATCCAACGTTCTCgacaaaacaggaaagggccttccccaaactgttggggaagcacagaatcatctaaaatgtgattgtatgctgtagtattaagatttgccttcactggaactaaagggcctagcccaaaccatggaaaacagctCTGGACCAAGGGGTGTCTAGATACTTTTTGTCATACAGTGTATTTAGTGTTAAATTTTACTGAACATTGTGCAAGTTTCACATTGCTTGAATAATGTTAATATAAGGTCCTTATCCACTTTATGTGATGCACCTTAAACTCCTTAGAATGTAAGAGCTGAGTCTGAAGCTTCCAACTTTTTTATCTTATATAAGATTTTACAATAAATGTCGCCCAGGCCTGTTAGCAATGAATAACAGATTTTTTACAGGAAGAAAAACGTCTCCTGTGCTCAGACACGATcttttatgtatgtattatgGTCACAATTGGCACACACAACTTTATGGGTCATAAAGGTGTGTATGCCAAGATGGCATACGTAACTGTGTCAcccacctcaaaaaaaaaagaaattgtgtcACCTGCTTTATGGGAAACCCTGAACAAAAAGTCCAGTTTCAGACTTGCGGAAGTGCACGTTGTCAGTTAGACCTCAACCGTTTCAGTTCAAGTCAGAAGCAGGCCCTTAAGTGATGTCACCGGCCCCCGTCCTATAGACAGGAGCTGAAACGATCAGGTGGTAACGTGACGCGTCTTTTCCGTCTTCTCCTCAGGCTCTGACGGTGTCGCTGCAAGGGCTGCTGGACAGCCTGGTCTACGGCTGGCTCCGGCGGAACTTCCGCGAGGCCGCCATGGCGGAAAGGGTGCCGCTGCTGGACGGCCGCCACCGGGCTTTCTACGACGAGTCTCTGCCCGCGCGCTGAGCCCTCAAGAGCCGCTGCCCCATCAGCGCGGGAGGAGGGACGCAAGAGCCGAgccaccacctccacccccatcccctgcGCAAGAGGACTCAGGCGCCGACCtgtgggggattgtgggtaatttcCCGGGTGTCACATTTGGTGTCACGGACTGAATTTTCTCACATCTCAGTGTACttaggattattatttattgttactGACCTCCGAGGGTTCGCAGGTTTGATTTTTGACGTTTGTGGGGGGCGCGTTTGACCCCTGGCCCACGGGTTATCGAACCCTATGGGGGcatgcgcgcatgcatgcacggtGCATGGAGAGTTCCATCGGAAATGGTCTCTCGTGAGCTGCCTAGTGTGACCATCATAGTGAAAATATTGGTGCATGTTGCATTTGGCTATGCTAACTTCACTTAAGGGGAATTAGTTAAATATATTAGCTATGGGAATCATTACTGACTGTGAGTCAACTTTAAGTGATGTAAAGCTAGCTACCTTCTTACTTGCGCTTGTACCTCTTGTCCTTGTACCCTTTGTTAGTACTCCTTTAGAGAAATTCCCAAATGTATTAAAAGAGGAGTCACTTCTCCCTCAAAGAGACAGTTTATGAAGGAATATGAGGTCATGGCAAAAATTCTGCTTAGAATGTGAAGATCTCtgataatttaaattaaaaaatgcgaAAATGTCTATATGTTGTTTAGGCAGTGCAGAGTTGTTCTTTGGTCTTGTCTTggtggtttttaaaatgttcctgcTACAACtgctgagttttaaaaaaatttttggtttGTCACCTTAATGCGTATTGAGTGGAATgagaacactgagaaaagtCCAGTAGTGCTGTATCGTTCATATAAGGCTCTAGTGATCACATGACCAAGGTGCTGTTGGATGAGCAGCTACGTAGGCGCTCATTTTACAAGGAGCACTGACCGCTTGCCCAAAAGCAGCGCGTTTGGAACAAAGGAAATATGACCCAGCGAGGCGAGTTTTGTCGAGTCACTGCGCGACCGTGTTGCTGACAGACACAATGGGACAGGGGTTTTCCATCAGTCAGGTGACACACGATGAGAACACTATCTCAGCTTACTTAACTTTATGACCCTAAGAGACGTCCATAAAAGACTGACTGAACACAGGGGGGCAAGGATCCAT is part of the Anguilla anguilla isolate fAngAng1 chromosome 7, fAngAng1.pri, whole genome shotgun sequence genome and encodes:
- the si:dkey-30c15.2 gene encoding transmembrane protein 116 yields the protein MGGKYSLDIVSRFHFNGFKQFNLTMNREENGTSQAGLDDNQIKILSVVYVSSLSLSLLGSLSVVVVSIVKRRYLNEQAWPLLQLALADFLASAVLLSTNAVNFVPDSSLPQRIGVCERGLPLAVAFYGISFLLVMIYACQSKRAVQRWRDRTEGRDGQSEGRQGEAFCSVYAVVWFAPITVYLLYVFTEDLMQASLQTSSNDSASDGEMGEANAAFCTSCILLLHIRNDSCPHVDKAHDLFVRLFFFVSGLTVLICCTVMYCKVGSWYRRYKEQGLFPVEGDGFDRRHLRGLYSTARNMMLVVIFCWTPAFVLVSLSFIEGIPQEKLFPLYVIQALTVSLQGLLDSLVYGWLRRNFREAAMAERVPLLDGRHRAFYDESLPAR